One window of the Ideonella sp. WA131b genome contains the following:
- a CDS encoding error-prone DNA polymerase, whose translation MSAPPHPARRSRHALPAYAELHCRSNFSFLSGASHPEELVARAQALGYGALALTDECSLAGVVRAHAEAERLALRLIVGCEMQLSAPASTPVPPSAAAAASAAAPAASPGASAPTLAPVTVDAAQAAAQAVVAAALREVTAERARAAMAAPPPPEPPPLAAAAEQRQAEPRLVLLAQSRRGYGNLVQWITLARRRAPKGQYLAHRADVEGRVAKAPMLAGLPGCFALLVPAPGQPFETLFEHALWLRTWFGPERCAIAVQRRHRAAEAVAVQLLQRVAAATGLPLVATGGVCLHRRSRKALLDVLTATRLGTTVAGAGLALQANAESHLRSRLRLAQLFRTDWLEASVAIAGTCAFSLAELKYEYPREITPAGHTPTSWLRQLAEDGAKSRFPGGEPPAVRTMIEHELALIARLRYEPYFLTVADIVHWARSQGILCQGRGSAANSAVCYCLGVTAVDPARTTLLFERFISEERNEPPDIDIDFEHQRREEVIQYIYRKYGRHRAALTAVVISYRPRSALRDVGRALGIDLARIEALSKSQHWFDGRHVNLERLRENGFDPDSPLVRLWMRLTHELIGFPRHLSQHPGGFVIARDDLAELVPVENATMEGRSVIQWDKDDLDALGLLKVDILALGMLSAIRRALVMVGAKQGAPMALHQVPAECPQVYAMLSRGDSVGTFQVESRAQMSMLPRLKPQRFYDLVIEVAIVRPGPIQGGMVHPYLRRRNGEEPVDYPSDEVRQALERTLGVPIFQEQVMQLAILAADFTPGEADRLRRAMAAWKRKGGLGPFHERLVGRMVEKGYTQDYAERIFKQIEGFGEYGFPESHAASFALLVYASAWLKCHHPDAFLAALLNAQPLGFYAPAQLVRDAREHGVVVRPVCVLASAWETVLEADGAAPAGALRPVRLGFGRIAGFTEAAAARLVAARAEAPFAGAEDLARRAGLDAQHLRLLAEADALAVLSGHRHAAAWAVAGVDTRATPMLARTRTTEPAPVLAAPGAAETVLADYRATGLSLTQHPLALLRPQLTAFKVLPAAVLKHFPDGRLARASGLVTHRQRPETAKGVVFVTLEDETGSVNVIVWPREVELQRRPLLAATLLTVYGVWQCQGHPEHGVRHLVARKLVDHSALLQGLAPRSRDFR comes from the coding sequence GTGTCTGCACCCCCACACCCTGCCCGCCGCTCCCGCCACGCACTACCGGCCTACGCCGAGCTGCACTGCCGCAGCAACTTCAGTTTTCTGAGCGGCGCCTCGCACCCCGAGGAGCTGGTTGCCCGCGCGCAGGCGCTGGGCTATGGCGCGCTGGCGCTCACCGACGAGTGTTCGCTCGCCGGGGTCGTGCGCGCGCACGCCGAGGCCGAGCGTCTGGCGCTGCGGCTGATCGTCGGCTGCGAGATGCAGCTGTCGGCGCCGGCGTCCACCCCGGTGCCGCCCTCGGCCGCTGCGGCAGCGTCCGCGGCAGCTCCCGCTGCCAGCCCGGGCGCCAGCGCCCCGACCCTGGCACCCGTCACGGTCGACGCCGCGCAGGCCGCCGCGCAGGCTGTGGTGGCCGCCGCCCTGCGCGAGGTGACGGCCGAGCGCGCCCGCGCCGCCATGGCTGCGCCACCCCCGCCCGAGCCGCCCCCGCTGGCCGCCGCCGCCGAGCAGCGCCAGGCCGAGCCGCGCCTGGTGCTGCTGGCACAGTCGCGCCGCGGCTACGGCAACCTGGTGCAGTGGATCACGCTGGCCCGCCGCCGCGCGCCCAAGGGCCAGTACCTCGCGCACCGCGCCGATGTCGAAGGCCGCGTCGCCAAGGCGCCCATGCTGGCCGGCCTGCCGGGTTGCTTCGCCCTTCTGGTGCCCGCGCCCGGCCAGCCTTTCGAGACGCTGTTCGAGCACGCGCTGTGGCTGCGCACCTGGTTCGGCCCCGAGCGCTGCGCCATCGCCGTGCAGCGCCGCCACCGCGCTGCCGAGGCCGTGGCAGTGCAACTGCTGCAGCGCGTGGCCGCCGCCACCGGCCTGCCGCTGGTGGCCACGGGTGGCGTGTGCCTGCACCGCCGCTCGCGCAAGGCCCTGCTCGACGTGCTCACCGCCACACGCCTGGGCACCACGGTGGCCGGCGCCGGCCTGGCGCTGCAGGCCAACGCCGAATCGCACCTGCGCTCGCGCCTGCGTCTGGCGCAGTTGTTCCGCACCGACTGGCTGGAGGCGTCGGTCGCCATCGCCGGCACCTGCGCCTTCAGCCTGGCCGAGCTGAAGTACGAGTACCCGCGCGAGATCACGCCCGCCGGCCACACGCCCACCAGCTGGCTGCGGCAGCTCGCGGAAGATGGCGCGAAGAGCCGCTTCCCCGGCGGCGAGCCGCCGGCCGTGCGCACGATGATCGAGCACGAGCTGGCCCTCATCGCGCGGCTGCGCTACGAGCCTTACTTCCTGACGGTGGCCGACATCGTGCACTGGGCGCGCAGCCAGGGCATCCTGTGCCAGGGCCGCGGCAGCGCCGCGAACTCGGCCGTGTGTTACTGCCTCGGCGTCACCGCGGTGGATCCGGCGCGCACGACGCTGCTGTTCGAGCGCTTCATCAGCGAGGAGCGCAACGAGCCGCCCGACATCGACATCGACTTCGAGCACCAGCGGCGCGAAGAGGTCATCCAGTACATCTACCGCAAGTACGGTCGCCACCGCGCCGCGCTCACGGCCGTGGTCATCAGCTACCGCCCGCGCAGCGCGCTGCGCGACGTGGGCCGCGCGCTGGGCATCGACCTCGCGCGCATCGAGGCGCTGTCGAAATCCCAGCACTGGTTCGACGGCCGCCACGTCAACCTCGAGCGCCTGCGCGAGAACGGCTTCGATCCCGACAGCCCCCTCGTGCGGCTGTGGATGAGGCTGACGCACGAGTTGATCGGCTTCCCGCGCCACCTGAGCCAGCATCCCGGCGGCTTTGTCATCGCGCGCGACGACCTCGCCGAGCTCGTGCCGGTGGAAAACGCCACGATGGAGGGCCGCAGCGTCATCCAGTGGGACAAGGACGACCTCGATGCGCTCGGCCTGCTCAAGGTCGACATCCTGGCTCTCGGCATGCTCAGCGCCATCCGCCGCGCGCTGGTGATGGTGGGCGCCAAGCAGGGCGCGCCGATGGCGCTGCACCAGGTGCCGGCCGAGTGCCCGCAGGTCTACGCCATGCTCTCGCGCGGCGACAGCGTCGGCACCTTCCAGGTGGAGAGCCGCGCCCAGATGAGCATGCTGCCGCGGCTGAAGCCGCAGCGCTTCTACGACCTCGTCATCGAGGTCGCCATCGTGCGGCCCGGGCCCATCCAGGGCGGCATGGTCCACCCCTACCTGCGGCGCCGCAATGGCGAGGAGCCGGTCGACTACCCCAGCGACGAGGTGCGCCAGGCGCTGGAGCGCACTTTGGGCGTGCCCATCTTCCAGGAACAGGTGATGCAGCTGGCCATCCTGGCCGCCGACTTCACCCCCGGCGAGGCCGACCGCCTGCGCCGCGCCATGGCCGCCTGGAAGCGCAAGGGCGGTCTCGGCCCCTTCCACGAGCGGCTGGTGGGCCGCATGGTCGAGAAGGGCTACACGCAGGACTACGCCGAGCGCATCTTCAAGCAGATCGAGGGTTTCGGCGAGTACGGCTTCCCCGAGAGCCACGCCGCGAGCTTTGCGCTGCTGGTGTACGCCAGCGCCTGGCTGAAGTGCCACCACCCCGATGCCTTCCTGGCGGCGCTGCTGAATGCGCAGCCGCTGGGCTTCTACGCCCCGGCGCAACTGGTGCGCGACGCGCGCGAGCACGGCGTGGTGGTGAGGCCGGTGTGCGTGTTGGCGAGCGCGTGGGAGACGGTGCTGGAGGCCGACGGTGCAGCCCCTGCCGGCGCGCTGCGCCCCGTGCGCCTGGGCTTCGGCCGCATCGCCGGCTTCACCGAGGCCGCCGCGGCGCGCCTGGTGGCGGCGCGCGCCGAGGCGCCGTTTGCGGGCGCCGAAGACCTGGCCCGCCGCGCCGGCCTGGACGCGCAGCATCTGCGCCTGCTGGCCGAGGCCGACGCGCTGGCCGTACTCTCGGGCCACCGCCATGCCGCCGCCTGGGCCGTGGCCGGCGTGGACACGCGCGCCACGCCGATGCTGGCGCGCACGCGCACCACCGAGCCCGCGCCCGTGCTCGCCGCACCCGGCGCGGCCGAGACGGTGCTCGCCGACTACCGCGCCACCGGCCTGAGCCTCACGCAGCACCCGCTGGCGCTGCTGCGGCCACAGCTGACGGCCTTCAAGGTGCTGCCGGCGGCGGTGCTGAAGCACTTCCCCGACGGCCGCCTGGCGCGTGCCAGCGGCCTGGTCACCCACCGCCAGCGCCCCGAGACGGCCAAGGGCGTGGTCTTCGTGACGCTGGAAGACGAGACCGGCTCGGTCAACGTCATCGTCTGGCCGCGCGAGGTGGAGCTGCAGCGCCGGCCGCTGCTGGCGGCCACGCTGCTCACGGTCTACGGCGTGTGGCAGTGCCAGGGCCATCCGGAGCACGGCGTGCGGCACCTGGTGGCGCGCAAGCTCGTCGACCACTCGGCGCTGCTGCAGGGCCTGGCCCCGCGCAGCCGGGACTTTCGCTGA
- a CDS encoding integron integrase has translation MSSPPRLLDLLRQHIRLLHYSIRTEEAYVHWVSAFIRYHGLRHPSELAGPDIQAFLTWLANERDVAPSTHRQALSALLFLYQKVLRQPVPWIEEIGRPRSQRRLPVVLSMAEVQQLLAALDALPLDRQQAPYGLLGRLLYGTGMRLLEGLRLRVKDIDFDRRAIVVREGKGFKDRVVMLPAALEAPLREQLDRAHALWRSDRAEAAAGVVLPQALARKYPRAADSWSWHWVFPHSQVAVDPRSGLRRRHHLLDVSFQRAFKRAVHDAGIHKAASPHTLRHSFATHLLQSGYDIRTVQDLLGHADVSTTMIYTHVLRLGGGAVRSPLDALAPGATLPTRPPPEHPVARPTPAPSAATPPREAARYPGAQPPATVRRAREPDAVATDRLPCLHPHTLPAAPATHYRPTPSCTAAATSVF, from the coding sequence ATGTCCAGCCCGCCGCGCCTGCTCGACCTGCTGCGTCAGCACATCCGCCTGCTGCACTACAGCATCCGCACCGAGGAGGCCTACGTGCACTGGGTGAGCGCCTTCATCCGCTACCACGGCCTGCGCCACCCGTCCGAGCTCGCCGGCCCCGATATCCAGGCTTTCCTCACCTGGCTGGCCAACGAACGCGACGTCGCCCCCAGCACGCACCGACAGGCGCTGTCGGCGCTGCTGTTCCTCTATCAGAAGGTGCTGCGCCAGCCGGTGCCCTGGATCGAGGAGATCGGCCGCCCGCGCAGCCAGCGCCGGCTGCCCGTGGTGCTGTCGATGGCCGAGGTGCAGCAGCTGCTGGCCGCGCTCGACGCCCTGCCGCTGGATCGTCAGCAGGCGCCATACGGTCTGCTTGGCCGCCTGCTGTATGGCACCGGCATGCGCCTGCTGGAGGGTCTGCGCCTGCGCGTCAAGGACATCGACTTCGACCGCCGTGCCATCGTCGTGCGCGAGGGCAAGGGCTTCAAGGACCGCGTCGTCATGCTGCCCGCCGCGCTCGAGGCGCCACTGCGCGAGCAGCTCGACCGCGCCCACGCCCTGTGGCGCTCCGACCGCGCCGAGGCCGCCGCCGGCGTCGTGCTGCCGCAAGCCCTGGCGCGCAAGTACCCGCGTGCCGCCGATTCCTGGTCCTGGCACTGGGTGTTCCCGCACAGCCAGGTCGCCGTCGATCCGCGCAGCGGCCTGCGCCGTCGCCACCACCTGCTCGACGTGAGCTTCCAGCGTGCCTTCAAGCGCGCCGTGCACGATGCCGGCATCCACAAGGCGGCCTCGCCGCACACGCTGCGCCACTCGTTCGCCACACATCTGCTGCAGTCGGGCTACGACATCCGCACCGTGCAGGACCTGCTCGGCCACGCCGACGTCAGCACCACCATGATCTACACGCACGTGCTGCGCCTGGGCGGTGGTGCCGTGCGCAGCCCGCTCGATGCCTTGGCGCCAGGGGCGACCCTCCCCACCCGGCCGCCGCCCGAACACCCCGTGGCGCGGCCCACGCCCGCCCCGTCCGCAGCCACGCCCCCGCGCGAGGCCGCCCGCTACCCCGGCGCCCAGCCGCCCGCCACCGTGCGCCGCGCGCGCGAGCCCGACGCCGTCGCCACCGACCGACTGCCGTGTCTGCACCCCCACACCCTGCCCGCCGCTCCCGCCACGCACTACCGGCCTACGCCGAGCTGCACTGCCGCAGCAACTTCAGTTTTCTGA
- a CDS encoding IS5 family transposase codes for MKSKAGDIDRKGKPGRKPLLGAEHGEVLRAIVAEMPHAALAEVTAELARRCGVKVNPVTVRKALREAGVVRLKPLRRSSAERGEQGRGAGPRTGYNAMHRRSSSPEGQHTDLTDAEWALVADLFERDGQPGVPPRYPRRVMVNACCYVVRTGCPWRLVPKTYAPWQAVYMSFKRWAAANTFEAMHERLRQQWRRREGKSPEPTAAVIDSQSTRSTPQGGNTGFDAGKKVKGRKRNLVVDSLGLLLAVTITAASVQDRDTAADVVAKAYAKAPTIKKLYTDAAYAGQRAAAIEKAHGITVEVVRRPGNRATGTWRDAQQPLWPEESAKPFVVQPMRWVVERTHAWLERDRRLIAHHDRSEWAPLAWVWLAQARMLATRLAN; via the coding sequence ATGAAGAGCAAGGCTGGAGACATCGACCGCAAGGGCAAGCCCGGACGCAAGCCGTTGCTGGGCGCCGAGCATGGGGAGGTGCTTCGTGCCATCGTCGCGGAGATGCCGCACGCGGCGTTGGCTGAAGTCACGGCGGAGTTGGCCCGGCGCTGCGGTGTGAAGGTCAACCCGGTTACGGTGCGCAAGGCGCTGCGCGAGGCTGGCGTCGTGCGACTGAAGCCGCTGCGGCGCTCCTCGGCCGAGCGGGGTGAGCAAGGACGTGGCGCGGGGCCGCGCACCGGCTACAACGCCATGCACCGGCGCAGCAGCAGCCCCGAGGGCCAGCACACCGATCTGACCGACGCCGAATGGGCGCTGGTGGCCGACCTGTTCGAGCGCGATGGGCAGCCGGGCGTGCCGCCTCGCTATCCGCGCCGCGTTATGGTCAATGCCTGCTGCTACGTGGTGCGCACGGGCTGTCCCTGGCGGCTGGTGCCCAAGACCTATGCGCCTTGGCAGGCGGTGTACATGTCCTTCAAGCGCTGGGCTGCGGCCAATACGTTCGAGGCCATGCACGAGCGGCTGCGCCAGCAGTGGCGCCGGCGCGAGGGCAAGTCCCCCGAACCTACGGCGGCCGTCATCGACTCGCAGAGCACGCGCAGCACGCCCCAGGGCGGCAACACGGGCTTCGACGCGGGCAAGAAGGTCAAGGGCCGCAAGCGCAACCTCGTGGTCGACTCGCTGGGCCTGCTGCTGGCGGTCACGATCACGGCCGCCAGCGTGCAGGACCGCGACACCGCCGCCGACGTGGTGGCCAAGGCCTATGCCAAGGCACCCACGATCAAGAAGCTCTACACCGACGCCGCATACGCCGGGCAGCGCGCAGCAGCCATCGAGAAGGCTCACGGCATCACCGTGGAAGTGGTGCGCCGCCCGGGCAACCGCGCCACCGGCACCTGGCGCGACGCCCAGCAGCCCTTGTGGCCCGAGGAATCCGCCAAGCCCTTCGTCGTGCAGCCCATGCGCTGGGTGGTCGAGCGCACCCACGCCTGGCTCGAGCGCGACCGCCGTCTCATCGCCCATCACGATCGCTCCGAATGGGCGCCGCTGGCCTGGGTCTGGCTCGCACAAGCGCGTATGCTCGCAACGAGACTGGCGAACTGA